In the genome of Dehalococcoidia bacterium, one region contains:
- a CDS encoding DUF58 domain-containing protein, which produces MTAATTELAPGLTPEEMLARVRRLQIKARRLVRMLFFGEYHSVFRGKGIEFSEVREYLPGDEVRTIDWNVTARMGSPYVKKFVEERELTVYLLVDLSASAAFSTTNITKRDLAAEVSTLLAFAAEANNDKVGLIAFTDRVELYLRPRKGQHHVLRMARDLIYHRTRGTGTSIEAATDFLM; this is translated from the coding sequence ATGACTGCGGCCACCACGGAGCTGGCGCCGGGACTCACGCCGGAAGAGATGCTGGCGCGCGTGCGGCGGCTGCAGATCAAGGCGCGACGCCTGGTGCGCATGCTGTTCTTCGGCGAGTATCACTCGGTCTTCCGCGGCAAAGGCATCGAGTTCAGCGAGGTGCGCGAATACCTCCCGGGCGACGAAGTCCGCACGATCGACTGGAATGTCACGGCCCGAATGGGCTCGCCCTATGTGAAGAAGTTCGTCGAGGAGCGCGAGCTCACCGTCTATCTGCTCGTCGACCTCAGCGCCTCGGCCGCCTTCAGCACGACTAACATCACCAAGCGCGACCTTGCGGCCGAGGTGTCAACGCTACTGGCCTTCGCCGCCGAGGCCAACAATGACAAGGTCGGCCTCATTGCCTTCACGGACCGCGTGGAGCTGTACCTGCGCCCGCGCAAAGGACAGCACCACGTCCTGCGCATGGCGCGAGACCTGATCTACCACCGGACCAGGGGCACCGGCACCAGCATCGAGGCGGCGACAGATTTCCTGATG